A window of Rhododendron vialii isolate Sample 1 chromosome 11a, ASM3025357v1 genomic DNA:
ATATTAATAGAATTGGAAATCCTTAGTGCGCAGCGGCCGATCTGGCCATCCATTACCGATATGAACAGCCGAATTGATAGCACTTAAGGCAACCCCCGTAATGAACAAGTAAAAGAGAGAATTTGGATATGTACCGTAAAGACTAAGAGAGAATTTGGATGAGCGGGTAGATTAAATGACAACTTTGATGAAAAACAGCTGCAATCTATAGCTTCGAGTTTACAGGGATATCTGAGGGGATATCAGCAAGTGGCTGCAGATAGAAAGGTTGGTGAAATAGACATTAATTAGCAGAAAGGCTTTTACTCAGTTTAAGAAAATTAGCCAGCACAACATCCCCTAAACAGAGAACCATTCAAGTGACTCTTGAGCTTAAAACATTGAGAAACCAATCCATTCCTTTCAGAGAAGACCAAAAATTCCTGATAGCCAATGGTCCACTCTTCTGCTGCAAATACAGCAGTGGCAAAAATGGTTGCTTAAGCTGATACATGTAAATAGTGCCTCGaggatataaaaaaagaaaaagggaaaaaaagagagaaatgtcCTCATGCTGCTAAGTCAAACTTTAGAAGGTGCTGTTGATCCCATTACAAAATCTTGTTGCCGCAAATGCTTTGAACCTACTTGTTGTACAAGTACGCAAATGTGAAGATAAAGAAACCTGCCATCTGCATCATCGTCCAAACATTACATGATCAAAACCTTGGCATACAGATTGCCAGCATCTATAATGGAAGGCAAATACTTCAAAACTATACAGATGTACTTCTAACGAAGGCAAGAGCAGTAGATCACAGAATATTTTAAGAAAGTGAGAAACCAAAAGGGCAATGGTCCTTCCAGGAGGAAGAATTTTCTAAGCACCATTTGTGTATctgaaaaattaacaatcagGCAGTTGAGGGAGTTGCTAGCCCAAAATACTACGATTTCTGCTACCCTATGGGAATTACATGCAATTTCCTAAAAAGGCTGTTAATAAAATCCCCGCTACCTTGATGTTGTAGCACACACGAGAACTTAAGCCTACACAGTCAAGATGCTTTGCTTCATATGGAAAATGTAATTGACATCCTTCCAAGAAGTTGGGCGACCAATTATGATTTAAAAGTATCATATCACTTAAGAAACATAGGATGAGGTTGAGAAGGGCAAGAAGGCCCAGCTTGTAGTGTATTCCTTCTATCTTTCCTCCTATTTGACATTCAATCATGTCAAACACTCAAGatgaaacaaacaaattttttgaacaagGTGCACAAACACAAGCAGACAAAGTGTACAAACgtcatgagtttttttttttcagcaacGCCGTGTGAGTTGTGACAAGACATTAACGTAGGACTATTAGGACATCCTGGAACCAGAGCTCCTATACCACATTAGTATATCGAGTTTACATCAAACATGCAATATCATAAGAATGTATCCACCAGAGAAAGATAGAAGTTACCATGGAGAAAGAAGCTCCGTAATACGGGAAAGCTGCTGTTAGGAATCTTTCATATTCATTGTGTCTGAAGGGTCTAACAGGAATCTGCAGATGTAGAATTTCCAATGGTAAAGAGTCCAAGGTAGCAGCCAATGAAGAAATAGAGTGTCGACCTCATACAATAAATTAGCAAATTCAACTGCTGCTACTAAAGAAACCATTTATTCATGCTTCTATAATTTCCTAATGCTACTTAGTCGCTGGGCAAGATACACCAGAGAAAGATCTCAagacttatttttcatttgattcTCTTAAATATGTAAAACACATAACCCTGTGTGTTTCTCTTGCCAATGTACCTGGTAAAAGAGAATGGACACACAATATAAGACACACATAACAAGGTCCCGTCATTGACCTGAATCCTGCATGTTCCCATTTGGGAGTGAGATGAAATACAACTGGCCATAAAATGCATTTTCAGGTCAAACACATATTTGGGAGGTCCAATATCAGATTCTCAAGGGTATGCCAAGTTGTTCTAATTTACCTCATTTTTCAATCTTATCATGttatttgacattttcaaagaaaaattgagCACATCAGAGCAGATTATCGTGCTTAAATCTCGGCTTTTCCAATTTCCAGACCAAATCCAATACATgacacatgagagagagagagagagagagagagagagagagagagagagagagagagagagtacctgctTTGATAGGGACAAGCTTGTGTATCCAAGCTGCTGGTACTCTACCTTGAACTGGAATACACCATAAACATCTGGAACCTTGAAAGCAGTAAAATAGAGGCCCTGTGGAAACATATAATTATGAGGACAGTTGTTCATAACTTCATACAAAGTGGCCTATGCTAGACGTATGGCAGTTTTGAAATTAGAAATCACTTGCTGTACCTTCTGATCAGTTgataatgttttcaaaacatAGGGGCTCATCATGTAAAACTGCACTTGAACATCATTGGCCACATATGGTTCCCAGCTCTTGCCAGACCACTCATAAATTTCAACAGCGTATTCCTTCAATCAGACATAAGCGTTAGCAGAAgcaaaactttttctctttattaCGTCTTCACCACGGCACAAAATCAGTGGAAATTTTTACCAGGTCGTCATTGATTCGGTACATGGCAGGTTCATCAGTTTCCCCAACTTTGTGGTGTCTAACATTCACAGCCTGATGATCAAAAAGCATACAAAACTTTAAAAGGTGACAAAGCGGAAGCTTAAAAAATGTCTACCAAAATGGAAGTAACCTTGTTATAAAACTAACTCATTACTTAGTGAACACCACGACGAACAGAGAAGGATCAGATCTTATGGTCAGAATAAAGTTTATATGACTGGCAAGACAAGACAGCTAGTTAAAATTTCTCACCTTGAGATGACCTCTTTCATGAAAAACCCACTTGCTAAGTTCCGTCAAAAACTGCTCATTACCAGATTTTGCATGTCTGCAATCACAGGATAAAATTTACCCACTAGATTGATAGAAAGAAAAAGCAGTTTGCTAATATAAGGAGCATAGTGCAAGAAGATTGGAAATATGAACCGTATTTGGACACAGAATCATCCTCTCCATTCAAGACTCTTTGAATATGGAGTGCAACAAGTCAAACAAGGGAATTCTAAATAGTAGATAGTATATTCATAATCGTTAGTAAAAACAGCAGAAGTTTTCCACTAGCCATGAACATTAACAAAATAACTTTACAAAAAATTTCCCATACAAAATTTTCACATAAGAACTTCATCTATCACAGAGAATTTATCACCACTACAAGTTCCAGTGCAATTCTCAATTTTCATACTTCAATCCTAGACAATGCAATCACTTAATTAACCCAACTCAATAAGGCCAAAACTTGAGGGCCACAGGTCAACATCAAAGGAAAAAACATCTTTGATGAGGTCCAGAAGAGAATGCTGCAATTCTCAATTCTCATACTTCAATCCTAGACAATGCAATCACTTAATCAACCCAACTCAATAAGGCCAAACTTGAGGGCCACAGGTCAACATCAAAGGAAAAAACATCTTTGATGAGGTCCAGAAGAGAATGCTGCTATTTATGTTTCTGATCAGCATCTAACATTAAAGTTACTTCAGGATCCAAATCCATAAATTGTGAAGTTATTCTCTAGCTAATAAAGAAAGAGAAGGGAGAAAACCCAAAGAACCATAGCTTGTAATTGGTCATGCGGCTCAAGCCAAACCCAAATAATGATCACCAGCACTATTTCAGTTTTATTAGACCAGGTTTCCAAAATTCAGTTGGCAACTTGGCATATGATAAAAGAAGGGAAGGGAAGGCttgttttttacaaaaaaaaaaacccaaaaacgaCAACAGCAAAAGCAAGGGAACGCTTGGCTTTGTTTCAAAGAAAAAAGGACTAAGGAAATTTCATGTCCATTTGGGTAATGCCGAACCAAACTAAGGGCAAGGTCCCAAACACATCACACAAGCAGCCCAACAAAGTAAACTTTATTAGCCGATTAAACTTCATAAGCTCAAATAATCAATACAAATTTCTACAGTTTATGCATCATCTTGTCCCTGGGGCCAGCTCGTAGCTTCATTGACAAGACAATAGGCAATAGCTCTCTATGTCCATTTATCACCAAACCAAAGCAATTACTCTACAAATTATATGGATAGTGGAAGATAATCTGCGTCATTCTCTATAAGTGAAACTAAAACGTTAGGGAAGGAGTAAATCTATAAAGGTCACAGTGGTGTCAGGCTGTCAGCCAGGATAGCATCCTTCAAACTATATGCAAAAGAGGTAGGAATAATCATTAACCGCGATACCTTAAACAGTATTGAGTAAAGCAGATGATTGGAATCCCGCAAATTCAAGAGTCAAACCAGGAAGAAGGGAAACAGATTTCAAAAAATGCATGCCTAACCCTAAATCTAATCGGAAAAAAGGTAAGGAAAGCTTCACTCACTTGATTGAGCTCCCTGCCTTCTGCACCCCAGATCTGAAGAATCTGCATACAGAGCCAAAGTTTATTATAGCAGATGAATACGTTGGTGAAATTCATAGTCAGCTAACAACTACTACCTACCACCTACCACCTACCGATTGCTAAACATGCTTAATGAGCCAGCGATCAGCACTCGGGCATTGTTTCTTGCCTGCAGCGCAAAATAACTGTTACAAACGTGGCAACAAATGGGTTTGCGTCATTAAAAAATACAGTTGGGTTCACTTTATGTTGCGAAAAAGTTGCATCACCCACTGGCTACAAGAAGTTTTAATGACTTATTCATGGACTTTCTCCAGGAATACAGACTTATCTCTGTGTTACTTCTAGTTTCAACAGTAGCTTTTTCATGCATGTAACACAGATCAGGATTAGACATATGCAGAAAATAAGTAAGCAAGTCTTTTATGCAGCTGCCTCCAAGGGTGAGATGTGGAACCTTCTAATATACTCCTATAACTCAGGCTTTAAGAAATATTACATATAAGGAACAATGATCAATCAGTTTCATTGATCCCAGTACTTACATATCTGGGAATGAAATGAACTAAAGTGATTCATTCTCATGGCGTCAAAAGCATAAAGCATCAGAAAAAACAATAGCTCAATTTAAATATGCAGACAAGTAGACAACACTTTGTTAGCTTACAGTTTACCCTCTCTTAACGTTTATTAAGTCAACAAAGCAAGATAGCAGCGATGCAAAATTCCTGCTTTCCCTTCATCGATTAGACCCAGGAAAGATAGTTATTAACTACAAAGTCGAAGAGATGGAAAATTCACACGTGCATGCTGCTTTCCCTTCAACGATTAGACCCAGGAAAGATAGTTATTAACTACAAAGTCGAAGAGATGGAAAATTCACACGTGCATGCTCACAcagacatagagagagagagagagagagagagagagagagagagagagagagcaggcaAAGGAATTGTCAAACATCATCCTACCTGCACAACTGAGACCAAAGAAATTGCAGATCCAGTGAGGGAGGGAGGATTTGATAACTTGGTTTTGGGATTAGCAGAATATGCTGACGAGGACGCTGAAAGAGCTTTCAACACCTATAAAAGATTAAAAGTTGTGCAGATATAAGTTCTCTTACTACAATGAAACAGTGAAACTACAGAGCAGTTAAATCCAAAAATATCCATTTTTATTTCATCACTAATCAATTAAGCCTTgaacaattttaatttcttttattgtgGAGTCAACATGCATTAAGTCAGATACGAAGGAGAGAGTTTACCAAGCTATTGGCAGGATTCAATGAATGACCCATTCCCTGAAAGAGTACAGGAGCCTGCAGAAATTTGGCAGAAATCAGTTAGACTGGAGAGATGCGCATAAGACAAACATGCCTACTGATGAACATGTCATGATTCAAAGGCCATAAGCAACAGAATGTTAAAATGCATATAAAGTGCCAATGCAAGTCTGAATTAATGAGGGAGTGGGGGGTTGCTTGGAAAACTGTCACTGACTCACTGCTGGAAAGCATACCAGTGGCCGCTAAATATCCAGCCGGGACATTTAAGAAGCTCTAGTAATTCAAAGTAGTGCTTTTTGATGCCAGACAAACTGTAAACTAAGATCATTTTACAAATTATTGTTTCGTAAATAGGGAGAAGTAAACTATCCCATATCAGTTGTAGACAAACTCAGCCACAAGACAATATTTGACACTGGAAATCACCTCAATTTTCGTGCTTCCCAAAAGCACCTTAGACTGAACGAAATCATCGCTCGCAATCAACGTATGATCACCTTCCGTGTCTGAAACTGCATAGCTGGTGTGATCAATAACCATAGCCGCCTGATCCTacatacataaataaataaacaaaattcataaactGAAGTCCATTATAGCTAAAATCAACATATACTCTAGGATCAGCTCAAGTTTCCACATATTAGTTCGTAAatagattttaaaaagaaaaaaaaaaggatcactACCATAGATCCACCTCAACCAGGGGTGGAACTACACTATAGGGTGGGGGTGCATATTACGGCTACATATATACTACTACTTATTGATACTAACTTCTTCAGGTTCCATAGAACAGACGCCCCCCTACAAGGCCCAAACCCCATTttaaaaccaaaatttaattaaatttataTTGGGCTCTCCGCTCTCGTCTAACCTAATAAGTTAAGCAATTTCAGGTTTTAACCTTTACCAAATAAGTTGGGTTTATGTACTCTTCTACTCTTTTTCATAGCATTCTAAACTTTACAAAAGACTCAATcatagataatttttttgacttgAAAGAATGTTGTATTCTATTCTATAAAATACTTGAGATCTGTATTCAAAATCTTCTTATCCATGTAAAACACTTTTGCCAAGTGTGAATGGCAACTGGTTATACTCTTTTACATGGAAATATAGTGTGTGTTTTAAGTTAATTTCCTGTGTTTTAACTTTTAGGTTTAAGCACCCCCCATAAGGAAATTCTGGTTCCGCCACTGAGGTCCTCAACAAGAAACAAACACAAAGTTCGTATAAttacatcatcaaaatcaacaCCGCACTCTGTAGCAATCTCTCGAATTCGTTCAGAGGCAGAATTATCAACTGCAATAATCAAGTCATGACCCGAATCAACGAAATCCACAATGGCTGCCGAATCAATGGACCCTCCGAAACCTACAAACAATTACAATCGAGGGCAAAGAGGTGTAAATAAAAACAGCATTTTCTCAAATTCACAATAACCAAAGTCCAAACACAAACCTCCATTTCCAAGTAAAAGATTCATTTGTCAAAAATACTGCATGGGAAATGTATTGGAAAagtgaaagaaaggaaaatgacattTATTTTCCTGCGTGctcttttgaaaaagaatttttctGAAAACTTAAATTCCTTCTTTTCAGAAGGATCTATTAGGAGGAAAGGTTTTTTTTCCAATGGGAAGGTTGAAGTTGCAGTCCTACAATTTGCTTCACAACTCAACACATAAAGTAACagaaaagttgaatttttttaatcattttcaatAATTTCCGTGCAACTGTACCATAAAACCTGGAACTTGCGAAATCCAACAAAATTCAAGCCaacacttcaaaaaaagaatCCACATCACTATATCTACATGGAAGAATAGATAAAGacggaattttttttccaatgggAATGTTGAAGAAGTCGTGGTTCTACAATTTTCTTAGTATTAGTAACTCAACACCAAGAAAGTTtaggaaagttttttttttcaccatttcCACACATTTTCACGCAACTGAACGGCGCCATAAACCAAAAAACTGGCGAAATCCAACCAAAATCAAGTCAAAaacatcaacaacaaaaaaatccacATCACTAAATCCATACATAAGAATAGGTAAAGATTGAATTTTTTCCCAATGAAAAGGTTGAACTTGTGGTCCTACAATTTTCTTCGTAACTCGACACACAAAAATTTAcagaaaatatgatttttttttcccatcatTTTCAATCCTTTCCGTGCAAATGAACGGCGCCATAAACCGGAAACTTGCGAAATCCAACCAAATTCAAGccaaaacttcaagaaaaaaaagaatccaCATTCCACATCACTATACCTACACATAAGAAAAGATAAAGATAGGATTTTTACGGTCAATGGAGGGGCAGAAGAGGATCAAGCCGTCGTACAAGTACTGGCCGTAACGCTGCAATCCGATCTTGGAATCGTCGGCGAGTTTGAAGTCGAGGGCGTAGCCGCGAGACTGGAGGGAGCTGAAGTAGAGGGAGTGGGAGGATTGGAGGGCGAGGTCGTCGAGCAAGACTAGAATCCGACGGTCGGTGGGGTTTTCGGGAGAGAAAGAGCTGCAGAGGGTTAATATGAAGGGGATTATTGTGATGAGTACGATCAGTGAGAGTCGAGCCATTGTTGATTGCTAGGGTTTACGTGCTctacagagaaagagagagatctCCGTCGACTGTGGAGTTGTGATGCAAAGTCAGTGTATTCGTAGAAATTGTGAATTGCCAGGAGGCCCCCTCGGATTGTAAGAAATGACGAAGAAAAAAGGAACTCGGGGTTATAGCTGCAAACGAGCATAGCCAAGCCGACCCAAACCAAGCCCAGTCTTGAAACCAGCCAACAAATTTCTATAAACGAGCTGAGTTTCTACAAAACAAGCCAAGGTTTTGTAAGCAAAGGGAGTTAGTACAAAGTAATTAGAGAcggctcatttattaaacaagcTTAAAATCTGAACTCAATGCTCGAATCGTTTATCAATGAGCTGAGTAGAGCCGAGTCCGTGACGAGCCGAGGTTCGACTTACTTGCAAACAACTCAGTCGTTTTCAGGCCTGATTTGGGGTGAGATTTGGTGGatccattttctttatttttattcatccAAACAATGTTAGAATTCTCTATTTTCCACCACTTTTCCATCATATCACCACAAGGACGATCAGTGGGAGCTCGACATTGTTGGTTGGTTGCTAGGGTTTACAAGCTCTATAGAGAGAGATCTACGTCGACTATCGAGTGGAGTTTCAAAGTCTTATCACAATAAAGCAATTGAATTGGTATGGTTTTCTCCTTTGCGTCGGTGCATAACATTTGCAACGGTAGTTTATGTTTTAAAATGTGTCGCAAATGCTCCCTACACCGACGCAAAAAGCACGTACGTTCAAAGACAGTAAACCTGTAAGTCAACCGGATCGGACACTTGGTTAACAAATCCAAACTAAAATCAAGTTTGCTAATTGCTACACGAGAGACCCAACAAAGACATATTTGGGACAGTTGGGGTCTATTCCATAATTTTTAGTCTTATAGGGATAAATATGACATATTATAATATTGTAGGGGGGAATGTGTAAAACCAAGAATTTGTCTCTATAAATATCTGCCCCAAATTATTGTCGATCACCCCAACATCTGAATCTTTAATCGAACACACCCCCGGCAACGATCGTCGTCGTCGGTAGGATAAGTAcagtacctctctctctctctctccccgatcGTCTCTCTGACTCTGAGTCTGTGTTTTTGTTTCTGCTTGTTGAATCTGTATTGGTAATCTAGatgcttaaaaataatacttttgTGGCAAAAAATAGAATTTGTCTCTTATATTGCTAAGATGTTAATGCATGAGGTTCAGGTTCCCAGTTACTAGCTTAGCTAGGAAAGTCTCTTGGTGTGGTTAGGGAGTTGTGGAGAGAGGAAGGGAAGGGGAAACCCTGCTCTAATAGGCCCCTGTTGTATATTgtgagaaaagggaagaaaatagATAAATTGTGGTTGCTCTTTTGGTTATCGAAACAAGTGATGTGAttctctcttcttttgttttctttctacCCCTTTTTGCAATCGAGAGGGACTGTATGTAAGGCTGTGGCCCTTGGGACCGAAATGTATAGATTACAAATTTTATGAGTGGATTGCGAGATTGAAGTTTTTGGCCAACTTGTTGCATTGCAAGCAGGATTTCTGAGAaagcaaaaaaccaaaaagaaaacacgAAGAAAAAGGATTATGAACACACCAAGATACAAAGAGAAACAGGAAGAGGATTCTACTATTCTGTTTTCAAAACCCTCTGAATGGAAATTTTATACTGTTCCTTTCAGTAGTGATGCCAATACGCCACACAAGATCCCTACTACTAAATGGAATCAAAGAAATATGGTTCAAATGGGAACGGGCTAGGATTTGCTTTGTAGCTGATTTTGAATACAATCATTAGCCTGTGGTTTTAATTTGTCTTAGATTTTCGGTATTTGTTGTCCACTTTATGATGCTCCATGGTCTTTGCTTCTTTTGCTAGGAGTTTGGAAAGTTGTGTACGTAATATGTGCCCTCGGGGACACCCCGACAGCTTCAGTTGCATTCTCCCAACAAAGTGACTGATTGCGTGTTTAAAAAAAGGGGTCAATAGTATATATACTCTTCTTATTCTTCCCTTCCTATTCTCATTTAACAGTCAGTATGCCGAATTCGTCTTGGGAGGGTTGTCTGGCACGTCTTCCTCCTATACTTTATATATTTCTTTATATGTGTCggaaaagttaattatatgtGATTTTACTTTGTAGGAAACATGATTAGGCTCTTTAAGGTGAAGGAGAAGCAAAGGGctgaaaacccaaatgggacaGCACCTGTCAAGAAGCAAAGTGCAGGGGAATTACGCCTTCACAGAGGTATACTGTCGTCTCAGGTATTAAAGAATTCCATGCTATCCGGAAGTTATTGGGAACAATTATGTGTATTTCAATATAAATAATGCAGTTGTAACAATTTGATCCTTTTTGCTGGGAATGTGAACAGAGTGATACCACgtaaaaaaaaaggtagtaTCTGATCTTATCCCCCAGATTCTATATTAACTACAGAAGATTTGTGCACTTTGTCCTGTAGATATGGGTGAACTGAACCTACCAAAGAGTTGTAGCATTTCGTTTCCCAATGGCAAAGATGACCTGATGAACTTTGAGGTCACAATTCGACCAGACGAAGGATACTATCTGTGAGTAATCTTTTTCCAACCCCTTGTTTTCCTATGCCAGTATTTGCAATGCAACCTATATTGGGAGTTTGCATTAGGCTTGAAGCCAACATACACAAAGACAAACTGTAGCATTTTCTTTGGGATCGGATAGAAATTCCTATAAAACTTGGCCCAAAATTAAAGAATAGTAAATCATCTTTTGCTCTACGAGTTACAGTTGTTTCAAAGTTTTCTTCAGGGTGAATACTCAAGCTAATGTAATTGTTTTCCTTGAAGTTGAGTTTTCAACTAGCACTTACCAGCATAGGGCTGTCAGTTAAGAAATCAAGATGGTAAGCACCTGTGGAAGATTATTGTTGGCTTCCATACATGGTCAATCCTTTTCCTCGAATAAACCGGGAAAGGCTCTACAGCCTGTTTAATATGATTTTCCTTATTGCCATAAATGGCTGAAGATTTTCTGTAGAGGGATTTGTCCACACAAGCATTGACTTGTGGAATTTGATACATACAGGTGGGACAGCCATTAGCTTCGAATTGGATGCAGTCTTTATCATGCTCATGAGCATTGTGTTTAGTGAATCTAATTGTAATGCTTAAGATTTTGGCCATTTGTCTACATGCTAGACAGACTCATCTCAACTTATATAACGTTAATACGTTATAAgcttactttattttttagaggTTTGCTTTGATGT
This region includes:
- the LOC131307888 gene encoding dolichyl-diphosphooligosaccharide--protein glycosyltransferase 48 kDa subunit encodes the protein MARLSLIVLITIIPFILTLCSSFSPENPTDRRILVLLDDLALQSSHSLYFSSLQSRGYALDFKLADDSKIGLQRYGQYLYDGLILFCPSIDRFGGSIDSAAIVDFVDSGHDLIIAVDNSASERIREIATECGVDFDDDQAAMVIDHTSYAVSDTEGDHTLIASDDFVQSKVLLGSTKIEAPVLFQGMGHSLNPANSLVLKALSASSSAYSANPKTKLSNPPSLTGSAISLVSVVQARNNARVLIAGSLSMFSNRFFRSGVQKAGSSIKHAKSGNEQFLTELSKWVFHERGHLKAVNVRHHKVGETDEPAMYRINDDLEYAVEIYEWSGKSWEPYVANDVQVQFYMMSPYVLKTLSTDQKGLYFTAFKVPDVYGVFQFKVEYQQLGYTSLSLSKQIPVRPFRHNEYERFLTAAFPYYGASFSMMAGFFIFTFAYLYNK